A section of the Diabrotica virgifera virgifera chromosome 8, PGI_DIABVI_V3a genome encodes:
- the LOC114335411 gene encoding uncharacterized protein LOC114335411 has protein sequence MQVVMIPDPSVPYESWKRATLRLDSLECMVPELFGLPPLPENCFTKLISAKDPKDKVDFMEKDEYKGQKMKAEFSKKKVSVKEEPKINGDSDVMKANRSQESDPNFAESDEELIDETNYKEI, from the coding sequence ATGCAGGTTGTAATGATACCAGATCCGAGTGTTCCGTATGAAAGTTGGAAACGTGCAACACTGAGACTAGACAGTTTAGAATGTATGGTTCCTGAGCTGTTTGGCCTTCCACCTCTCCCAGAAAATTGCTTTACTAAACTTATAAGCGCAAAAGATCCAAAAGataaagtagattttatggaaaAAGACGAATATAAAGGACAAAAAATGAAAGcggaattttcaaagaaaaaggtctCAGTTAAAGAAGAACCAAAAATAAATGGAGATTCTGATGTAATGAAGGCAAATAGATCCCAGGAGTCCGATCCCAATTTTGCTGAAAGTGATGAAGAACTTATAGATGAAACTAATTATAAAGAAATCTAA